The proteins below come from a single Oscillospiraceae bacterium genomic window:
- a CDS encoding helix-turn-helix transcriptional regulator has translation MPIIIRLDRMMADRKMSLNELSERVGITIANLSNLKTAKISAVKLSTMEAICKALNCQPGDLFEYREK, from the coding sequence ATGCCGATTATCATACGTTTGGATCGAATGATGGCTGACCGGAAAATGTCACTGAACGAATTGTCGGAACGGGTCGGTATCACAATCGCGAATTTATCCAACTTAAAAACCGCCAAAATCAGCGCTGTGAAACTCAGTACGATGGAAGCCATTTGTAAGGCGTTAAATTGTCAGCCGGGGGATTTGTTTGAATACCGGGAAAAATGA
- a CDS encoding aspartyl protease family protein has translation MNIDYAKETCTLPTGHLDALLLIPVKSGQSTIPLVFDSGASVTLISRSAAEKLNAVRHTETVKGAGNAGMQFTADTVIIPHLSIGAHVVSKLKAVVVEDETLDFGTDDKGTHFIINGLLGWDVLEHFTWRYDSERSAMAVSEPTAGKKYTEMADWDNMPILHATLNGKKVLFGFDSGNTGTVLGDRYYQTLSSDSEYAETTVGVDGTREEIVRKAADFQIEIGRYRVELQNVPAVNRRIFPSKYENIYGLLAADIIRGKSWTLDYLNRHFEIL, from the coding sequence ATGAACATCGATTATGCAAAAGAGACCTGCACACTGCCGACCGGTCATTTGGATGCTTTGCTTCTGATTCCGGTTAAATCGGGTCAAAGCACGATACCGCTGGTTTTCGACTCCGGCGCATCCGTAACGCTGATCAGCCGATCTGCCGCCGAAAAACTGAATGCAGTCCGGCATACCGAAACCGTCAAAGGGGCGGGGAACGCCGGTATGCAGTTTACCGCCGATACCGTCATTATTCCGCATTTATCAATCGGGGCTCATGTTGTCAGCAAATTAAAAGCGGTGGTAGTGGAGGATGAAACCCTCGACTTCGGGACCGATGACAAAGGCACTCATTTTATCATCAACGGACTGTTGGGGTGGGATGTTCTTGAACATTTTACATGGCGGTACGACAGTGAAAGATCGGCAATGGCGGTTTCCGAGCCGACTGCGGGCAAAAAATATACCGAGATGGCGGATTGGGACAACATGCCCATCCTCCATGCGACATTAAACGGTAAAAAAGTGCTGTTCGGATTTGATTCGGGCAACACAGGCACGGTATTGGGTGATCGTTATTATCAGACGCTTTCAAGTGACAGCGAATATGCCGAGACCACCGTCGGAGTAGACGGTACGAGAGAAGAAATTGTGCGAAAAGCGGCTGATTTCCAGATTGAAATCGGTCGTTACAGGGTCGAATTGCAAAACGTACCTGCTGTCAACAGGCGGATCTTTCCCTCGAAATACGAAAATATTTACGGCCTTCTCGCCGCCGACATCATTCGCGGCAAAAGCTGGACGCTTGATTATCTAAACAGGCATTTTGAAATTTTATAG
- a CDS encoding ABC transporter permease: protein MWKFLVRRLFLSVIILFIVALIIYTILRCLPTSYIEAIARERSALPGSKSYSEVLAQLKEVYKMNGSILEGFFAWIGDSLLKGNFGDSWVYNVPVIDKFKEVIWDSFYLGFASLILELVIAIPLGILAARKQYSKTDYAVTVFALVGISLPSFFFATLLKLVFAFKLNWVEPVGKVSRLHDQMTAFGQAMDVSAHFLLPVLTLTIVSIGFLMRYTRTNMLEVLNSDYIRTARAKGLSENKVINKHAFRNTLIPIVTIVGGTLPGLFAGAMITEQLFSIPGIGYTSYNAMIKGDLPFSMFYMLFLAALTLLGTLIADILYAVVDPRVRVN from the coding sequence ATGTGGAAGTTTTTGGTGAGACGCTTATTTCTGAGCGTAATTATTCTGTTTATAGTGGCCTTGATTATCTATACGATTTTGCGTTGCCTGCCTACATCGTATATCGAGGCAATTGCGCGGGAACGCTCTGCTCTGCCCGGCAGTAAGAGTTACAGCGAGGTTTTGGCGCAACTTAAAGAAGTTTATAAAATGAACGGTTCTATTCTTGAGGGCTTTTTCGCTTGGATCGGCGACTCGCTTCTCAAAGGTAATTTCGGGGATTCATGGGTTTATAACGTCCCTGTCATTGATAAATTCAAGGAAGTTATCTGGGATTCTTTTTATCTCGGCTTTGCTTCATTGATTCTTGAACTTGTCATCGCGATCCCGCTCGGAATTCTGGCTGCAAGAAAGCAGTACAGCAAAACCGATTACGCAGTCACCGTTTTTGCCCTCGTCGGCATCTCACTTCCGTCCTTTTTCTTTGCTACACTATTAAAATTGGTTTTCGCATTTAAACTCAATTGGGTGGAGCCTGTCGGTAAAGTCAGCCGGCTCCATGATCAAATGACCGCATTCGGGCAGGCTATGGACGTCTCGGCACACTTCCTGCTCCCCGTTCTGACGCTGACCATCGTCAGCATCGGCTTCCTGATGCGCTATACCAGAACCAATATGCTTGAAGTTCTCAACTCCGACTATATCCGTACGGCTCGCGCCAAAGGCCTTTCCGAGAATAAAGTTATCAACAAGCACGCCTTCCGCAATACTCTGATTCCGATCGTTACGATTGTAGGCGGCACTCTGCCCGGTTTATTCGCCGGCGCTATGATCACGGAACAGCTTTTCTCCATCCCCGGTATCGGTTATACCTCTTATAACGCAATGATAAAGGGTGACCTTCCGTTCTCCATGTTCTATATGTTATTTTTAGCCGCACTGACTCTGCTCGGAACGCTGATCGCCGATATTCTTTATGCCGTCGTCGATCCGCGGGTTCGCGTGAATTAG
- a CDS encoding ABC transporter ATP-binding protein — translation MSELLKKNDYKPLVHEKENLIEVNSLRTYFPIKTGLFSHVTGYVKAVDGVSFKIKRGQTMGLVGESGCGKTTIGRTLLRLTPHTDGEVLFEGKSVFKLSKKELLAIRPKMQIIFQDPYSSLSPRMPVGEIIGEAVREHNLVPPDQFDKYITSKMNACGLQEYHKDRYPHEFSGGQRQRICIARALALNPDFVVCDEPVSALDVSIQAQIINLLKDLQHEFNLTYLFISHDLSVVEHISDTIGVMYLGSMVETGTKEDVFREPLHPYTQALFSAIPMPDPTIKMNRIILEGSIPSPANPPAGCKFHTRCKHCMEICKNVIPEPVDVGNGHIVNCHLIKK, via the coding sequence ATGAGCGAACTGCTGAAAAAAAACGACTATAAGCCACTGGTGCACGAAAAGGAGAATCTGATCGAGGTCAATTCCCTGCGCACCTATTTCCCGATTAAAACGGGACTTTTCTCCCACGTTACGGGATATGTCAAAGCAGTCGACGGCGTCTCGTTTAAAATCAAACGCGGACAGACCATGGGACTTGTCGGCGAATCCGGCTGCGGAAAAACCACAATCGGTCGCACGCTGCTGCGTCTGACGCCCCATACCGACGGTGAAGTCCTGTTCGAAGGGAAATCCGTATTCAAACTCTCAAAAAAAGAACTCTTAGCCATTCGTCCGAAGATGCAAATCATCTTCCAGGATCCGTATTCCAGCTTGTCCCCGCGTATGCCGGTCGGTGAGATCATCGGCGAAGCGGTGCGCGAACATAATCTGGTTCCCCCGGATCAATTCGATAAATATATTACTTCAAAGATGAATGCCTGCGGACTTCAGGAGTATCATAAGGATAGATATCCGCACGAGTTCTCCGGCGGTCAGCGTCAGAGAATCTGTATTGCCCGTGCGCTTGCCCTCAATCCGGATTTCGTCGTCTGCGACGAACCGGTATCGGCACTCGACGTCTCGATTCAGGCGCAGATTATCAACCTGCTCAAAGATTTGCAGCATGAATTCAACCTCACTTACCTGTTCATCTCGCATGACCTGTCGGTCGTGGAGCATATTTCGGATACGATCGGCGTAATGTATCTGGGCTCGATGGTTGAAACCGGCACAAAAGAAGACGTTTTCCGCGAGCCGCTGCACCCCTACACACAGGCGCTGTTCAGCGCCATCCCCATGCCCGACCCCACGATTAAGATGAATCGGATCATCCTTGAAGGCAGCATCCCCTCCCCTGCAAATCCCCCTGCCGGCTGTAAATTCCACACCCGCTGCAAACACTGCATGGAAATCTGTAAAAATGTGATCCCCGAACCTGTTGACGTCGGAAACGGCCACATCGTAAATTGCCATCTGATCAAAAAATAA
- a CDS encoding DUF2975 domain-containing protein codes for MVHSLIDSKFYKILRVVLNIALWIAAGAFLASFFLLLFKPEMMSNLVLDGFSLNGIDYSETPILKIIFIANTDIIMLLGVFCVWMLRNIVNSLKAGSPFSTDNVRRIRLVGWALFVTAYLRQAASFMAADQVSQMLSEKGLDSFIQAQFRIIPEGAVLAFCVLLLAEIFRYGCMLQAEHDTTV; via the coding sequence ATGGTTCACTCATTAATTGACTCGAAATTTTACAAAATCCTGCGTGTTGTTTTAAACATCGCCTTATGGATTGCAGCCGGAGCCTTTTTGGCCTCGTTTTTTCTGTTGCTGTTCAAGCCGGAAATGATGTCTAATCTGGTCTTAGACGGATTTTCGCTGAACGGGATTGATTATTCCGAAACGCCGATTTTAAAAATTATTTTTATTGCCAACACCGACATCATCATGCTTCTGGGTGTCTTCTGTGTATGGATGCTTCGCAATATTGTCAATTCGCTCAAAGCCGGTTCACCGTTTTCGACTGATAATGTCAGACGGATACGGCTGGTCGGATGGGCTTTATTCGTAACGGCGTATCTCAGACAGGCGGCCAGCTTCATGGCGGCAGATCAGGTAAGTCAGATGCTCTCTGAAAAAGGGCTGGATTCATTCATTCAGGCACAGTTTCGTATCATCCCCGAAGGCGCAGTGCTGGCATTTTGTGTTTTGCTGTTGGCCGAGATTTTCCGGTATGGCTGTATGCTTCAGGCCGAACACGACACGACCGTGTAG
- a CDS encoding TIGR03905 family TSCPD domain-containing protein, which yields MSKYTYLTEGTCSRRIEFDLTPDNKVTDIRFIGGCDGNLKGIGLLCDGMPADELIQKLSGIRCGRKATSCPDQLSRAVKKAIVKLEK from the coding sequence ATGAGCAAATATACCTATCTCACCGAGGGAACCTGCAGCCGCAGAATCGAATTCGATTTGACCCCCGACAACAAAGTCACCGACATTCGCTTCATCGGCGGCTGCGACGGAAACCTCAAAGGCATTGGTCTTCTGTGTGACGGAATGCCGGCCGACGAGCTGATTCAAAAACTCTCGGGTATCCGGTGCGGACGAAAAGCGACCTCGTGCCCCGACCAACTCTCTCGTGCGGTCAAAAAAGCCATAGTTAAACTGGAAAAATAA
- a CDS encoding NUDIX domain-containing protein, with protein MAELWDIYDKGRNKTGKTLERGQLMRQDEYHLVVHVWVRNSRGEWLISKRTPNKPFAGMWECTGGSALSGEDSITAAVREAREELGIELNPDNGRLFRSVRRQFHNFPDFSDVWVFSCDCSIESVIFQEGETCDAKWSTSREINEMIERGEFIGRDLFPYIDDLFQKYDRKIPVDYDNGLLALIASVQRHYGVHTPYRTLQTLDSLLEKNYKNVVVMLFDGLGTAILKKHLPEDAFLRRHLKGTISSVFPPTTVSAITSFESGLAPIEHGWLGWSLYFKELDKNVSVFPNTISGSDGQPAADYNVARRYIPYESIYNKIKSATGGEVKASSVSPFSIYKSQSIDEICETVKTLCAEPQRNYIHTYWPQPDYDMHDLGTMHETVHNDIVQINEKVEKLCSDLTDTLIVITADHGLIDVEWRYLPEYPEIMDCLSRMPSIEPRALTFFVKPGREEDFETAFTAQFGNDYLLLSKEKVFAEKLFGDGEPHPRALGFLGDYLAVATGEISIDAAPRTDSHSFKAAHAGFTPDEMNVPLIVCETGASK; from the coding sequence ATGGCCGAACTGTGGGACATCTACGACAAAGGCAGAAATAAAACCGGCAAGACGCTCGAACGCGGGCAGCTGATGCGGCAGGATGAATATCACCTGGTCGTACATGTCTGGGTGCGCAATTCACGCGGTGAATGGTTGATTTCAAAACGTACGCCGAACAAACCGTTTGCCGGTATGTGGGAGTGTACCGGCGGTTCTGCACTGTCCGGTGAGGACAGCATTACGGCTGCGGTGCGCGAAGCCAGGGAAGAACTCGGAATCGAATTAAACCCCGATAACGGTCGTTTGTTTCGCAGTGTACGCCGTCAATTTCACAATTTCCCCGATTTTTCAGATGTTTGGGTGTTTTCCTGTGATTGCTCGATTGAATCGGTCATCTTTCAGGAGGGCGAGACCTGTGACGCCAAGTGGTCAACAAGTCGGGAAATCAACGAGATGATCGAGCGCGGTGAATTCATCGGCAGAGACCTCTTTCCTTATATCGATGACCTGTTTCAAAAATATGATCGTAAGATTCCGGTCGATTACGACAACGGCCTGCTGGCCTTGATTGCCTCGGTGCAGAGACATTACGGAGTACACACTCCGTATCGGACTTTGCAAACACTGGACAGCTTGCTCGAAAAGAATTATAAAAACGTTGTCGTAATGCTGTTTGACGGCTTGGGTACGGCGATATTGAAAAAGCATCTGCCCGAGGATGCCTTTTTGCGCCGCCATTTAAAAGGAACCATCTCCTCGGTGTTCCCGCCGACAACAGTCTCCGCAATCACGAGCTTTGAAAGCGGTCTTGCCCCGATTGAACACGGTTGGCTGGGCTGGAGTTTATATTTCAAGGAACTCGATAAAAATGTCAGCGTCTTCCCGAACACGATTTCCGGTTCCGACGGTCAGCCCGCTGCTGATTATAATGTCGCACGGCGCTATATCCCGTATGAGAGTATTTACAATAAGATTAAGTCTGCGACCGGCGGGGAAGTGAAGGCCTCGTCTGTATCGCCGTTTTCAATTTATAAGAGCCAGAGTATCGACGAAATTTGTGAGACGGTCAAAACCCTCTGCGCCGAACCGCAGCGCAATTATATCCACACCTATTGGCCCCAGCCGGATTACGATATGCACGATCTCGGCACGATGCACGAAACAGTACATAACGATATCGTCCAAATCAATGAAAAGGTCGAGAAACTTTGCTCTGATCTAACCGACACGCTGATTGTAATCACTGCCGATCATGGCTTGATCGATGTTGAATGGCGCTATCTCCCCGAATATCCCGAGATCATGGATTGCCTTTCCCGTATGCCTTCGATCGAGCCACGGGCGCTGACGTTCTTTGTCAAACCGGGCAGGGAAGAGGATTTTGAGACAGCCTTTACCGCACAGTTCGGCAACGATTACTTACTACTTTCCAAGGAAAAAGTCTTCGCCGAAAAGTTATTCGGAGACGGAGAACCCCACCCACGTGCGTTGGGCTTCCTCGGAGATTATCTGGCCGTCGCAACCGGTGAAATTTCCATCGACGCCGCACCGAGAACCGATTCGCACAGTTTCAAGGCTGCTCACGCCGGTTTCACCCCCGACGAAATGAACGTGCCGTTGATTGTCTGCGAGACAGGAGCGTCGAAATGA
- a CDS encoding ABC transporter permease, protein MDDERKNTNMPPEDENIPPKNEIEEIPADEIDEEIIQEIAQNEGSSCPTGTLDDVQRIKVLSPSMMVLKRFIRNKLAIAGLIIIIAMFLFSFVGGLVHPFGETQIFYKKEDQSSRYASATVNNNYYYDVAEGKSFNSLGLAQFILARNSDKLTFSAMIDGQNMDFLIQQIGEDTYLLNNGSPVVNITLIGSAMNYTPVSGFNLSDAFKTAFTETYNAGETVFTYGGEQYAIQSSKREIVISTFEPAVLLSKNIYDTYSADFKPGFDFKLAAETTLTAMITSMAEQNLPQATAEFEYNGETYSIEVRSDADLSIISAVKDGTATPVANISEIIVTPYANDIFLTVEYKSLVTKAINENLTEFDALDNKGEMVHFTVERKDLEYVIRTNLTTDLIDAYASPSATHWLGTDGSGMDMLVRLMYGGRVSLMIGFVVVIIETLIGIVIGGISGYFGKWVDTILMRLVEIFNCIPTLALFIIIGTAMSALKIDPTVRIYLLMILLGVTGWPGIARVVRGQILSLREQEFMTAAEASGLSTSRKIFKHLIPNVIPQLIVYATMGLGSIILTEATLSFLGLGVKYPYASWGNIINAVNDSYVLQNFWFVWIPAGFLILLTVLGFNFIGDGLRDAFDPKMKR, encoded by the coding sequence ATGGACGACGAGAGAAAGAACACAAATATGCCGCCTGAGGATGAAAATATTCCTCCCAAAAACGAAATAGAAGAGATTCCCGCGGATGAAATCGATGAGGAGATCATCCAAGAGATCGCCCAAAACGAAGGTTCCTCCTGCCCCACCGGCACACTCGACGACGTACAACGTATCAAAGTTCTGTCACCGTCAATGATGGTTTTGAAACGCTTCATCCGCAATAAACTGGCCATCGCCGGACTGATTATCATTATTGCGATGTTCCTGTTCTCATTTGTCGGCGGTCTTGTACATCCGTTTGGTGAAACCCAAATCTTTTATAAAAAAGAAGACCAGTCCTCGCGATATGCCAGCGCCACCGTTAATAATAATTATTATTATGACGTTGCCGAAGGTAAGAGCTTCAATTCACTTGGCCTTGCACAGTTCATTCTTGCCCGCAATAGCGATAAACTGACATTCTCAGCCATGATCGATGGTCAGAATATGGATTTTTTGATCCAACAGATCGGCGAAGACACCTATCTGCTTAACAATGGCAGCCCGGTGGTCAACATCACTTTGATTGGCAGCGCGATGAATTATACGCCCGTTTCCGGGTTCAATCTTTCCGACGCATTTAAAACTGCATTTACGGAGACGTATAACGCCGGTGAAACCGTCTTCACTTACGGCGGAGAGCAATATGCAATTCAATCCTCTAAACGCGAAATCGTCATCTCTACCTTTGAGCCGGCTGTTTTGCTTTCAAAGAATATCTATGATACTTATTCTGCTGACTTTAAACCCGGCTTTGATTTCAAATTAGCTGCCGAAACAACCCTTACCGCTATGATAACTTCGATGGCCGAGCAAAATCTCCCACAGGCTACGGCAGAATTTGAATATAATGGCGAGACCTACAGCATCGAAGTTCGTTCCGATGCCGATTTATCGATCATATCCGCTGTCAAAGACGGAACCGCCACGCCGGTTGCCAATATCAGTGAGATTATTGTAACCCCGTATGCAAACGATATCTTCCTGACCGTCGAATACAAATCTTTGGTTACGAAAGCCATCAATGAAAACCTCACTGAATTTGACGCACTGGACAACAAGGGCGAAATGGTCCATTTTACCGTTGAACGCAAGGATCTTGAATATGTCATCCGTACCAACCTCACGACCGATTTAATCGATGCTTATGCATCACCGAGTGCCACTCACTGGCTAGGTACCGACGGTTCCGGCATGGACATGCTGGTCCGCCTGATGTACGGCGGCCGCGTCTCGCTGATGATCGGTTTTGTCGTTGTTATCATTGAAACCCTGATCGGCATTGTCATCGGCGGTATCTCCGGTTACTTCGGCAAATGGGTGGATACGATTTTGATGCGTCTGGTTGAAATCTTCAACTGCATCCCGACACTGGCGCTGTTCATCATCATCGGTACGGCGATGAGTGCCCTAAAAATTGACCCGACCGTACGAATATACCTGTTAATGATCTTATTAGGCGTCACCGGCTGGCCCGGCATCGCCCGTGTCGTCAGAGGCCAGATCCTCTCTTTGCGCGAACAGGAATTCATGACAGCCGCCGAGGCGAGCGGACTTTCGACCTCACGCAAGATCTTCAAGCACCTGATCCCCAACGTCATCCCGCAGCTGATCGTCTATGCGACCATGGGACTCGGCAGCATTATCCTCACCGAGGCAACCCTGAGCTTCTTGGGACTCGGCGTCAAATATCCGTATGCCTCCTGGGGCAACATCATCAACGCCGTCAACGACAGCTATGTGCTCCAAAATTTCTGGTTCGTTTGGATTCCCGCCGGTTTCCTCATCCTGCTGACGGTTCTGGGATTTAACTTTATCGGTGACGGTCTGCGCGATGCGTTTGACCCGAAGATGAAAAGGTAG
- a CDS encoding ABC transporter ATP-binding protein, whose amino-acid sequence MKKNDKKTIKGVNYLSAKEVRAISKRNRKITDELEKKRNRKDVPVSEFTTVMHDPSNVVEFDDLHTYFFTDLGTVKAVDGVSFNVPKGKTVGVVGESGCGKSVTSLSLMQLVQRPTGQIVSGEIRFDSGDGVYDISKVPTNFMQKIRGNMISMIFQEPMTSLNPVFRIGMQVDEVITLHNPEMDKEAVKARTIEMLNLVGIANAEGVYKMYPHELSGGMRQRVMIAIALACNPKLIIADEPTTALDVTIQAQILDLLRNLKDKINGSIMLITHDLGVIAEMADFVVVMYAGRIVEKGTAAEIFANPKHPYTIGLMESKPVVGRVTDRLYNIPGQVPNPINMPNYCYFRDRCEKCIEKCSGEYPAEIKISDTHFVSCYLYDGEGAAK is encoded by the coding sequence TTGAAGAAAAACGATAAAAAGACCATAAAAGGTGTCAACTACCTCTCTGCAAAAGAAGTGCGCGCGATTTCGAAACGCAACCGCAAGATCACCGATGAACTCGAGAAAAAACGCAACCGCAAAGACGTGCCGGTATCCGAATTCACCACCGTGATGCACGATCCTTCCAACGTCGTGGAGTTCGATGATCTGCACACCTATTTCTTCACCGATCTCGGTACCGTAAAAGCGGTCGACGGTGTCTCATTCAATGTCCCCAAGGGAAAAACCGTCGGCGTCGTCGGAGAATCCGGCTGCGGTAAATCGGTCACGAGTTTGTCATTGATGCAGCTTGTTCAGCGCCCTACCGGACAGATTGTCAGCGGTGAAATCCGTTTTGATTCCGGCGACGGCGTCTATGATATTTCCAAGGTACCGACGAATTTTATGCAGAAAATCCGCGGCAATATGATCTCGATGATCTTTCAGGAGCCGATGACCAGTCTGAATCCGGTCTTTCGGATCGGAATGCAGGTTGATGAGGTTATTACGCTGCACAATCCCGAGATGGATAAAGAGGCCGTTAAGGCCAGAACCATTGAAATGCTCAATCTGGTCGGCATCGCCAACGCCGAGGGTGTTTATAAAATGTATCCGCACGAGCTGTCGGGCGGTATGCGCCAACGTGTTATGATCGCCATCGCACTCGCCTGCAATCCCAAATTGATTATTGCCGACGAGCCGACTACGGCGCTCGATGTGACCATTCAGGCCCAGATTCTCGATCTGCTGCGCAACCTGAAGGACAAAATCAACGGCAGTATTATGCTGATCACCCATGACTTGGGCGTCATCGCGGAAATGGCCGATTTTGTGGTGGTTATGTATGCCGGCCGCATTGTCGAAAAAGGTACGGCGGCTGAGATTTTCGCCAACCCGAAACACCCCTACACCATCGGCCTGATGGAGAGTAAACCGGTCGTGGGACGAGTGACCGACCGACTTTACAACATCCCGGGTCAGGTTCCGAACCCCATCAATATGCCGAATTACTGCTATTTCAGAGACAGATGCGAAAAGTGTATCGAAAAATGCAGCGGTGAATATCCCGCCGAAATTAAAATTTCAGACACCCATTTCGTCTCATGCTATCTTTATGACGGGGAGGGTGCGGCAAAATGA
- a CDS encoding NADP-dependent malic enzyme: protein MTESKNALEKHYEWKGKIEVVSRVKLDGRESLSLAYTPGVADACKQIEKDPESGFDLTRRWNMVAVITDGTAVLGLGDIGPRASMPVMEGKCALFKEFGGVDAFPICIDSKDPDEIVRTVKLISYSFGGVNLEDISAPRCFEIEKRLRECCDIPIFHDDQHGTAVVAGAALINACKLTGRKLSKLKAVFSGAGAAACAVAEFFEGLGVADIIICNSKGIITEDGMKDEHRKALAARTNPRGIKGGLKDALVGADVFIGLSVANLVTKEDIKTMAKAPIVFAMANPVPEIAPEDALEAGASVVGTGRSDYYNQINNVLAFPGIFKGALSVRATDITPAMKRAAAQAIADFTGDITKERIIPGAFEQGLGEAVAKAVAEAAIEDGVAKAVTK, encoded by the coding sequence ATGACGGAGAGCAAAAACGCACTTGAAAAACATTATGAATGGAAAGGGAAAATCGAAGTCGTCTCGCGGGTAAAACTGGACGGCAGAGAATCCCTTTCTCTCGCTTATACGCCCGGCGTGGCCGACGCGTGCAAGCAGATTGAAAAAGATCCCGAAAGCGGATTCGACCTGACCCGCCGTTGGAATATGGTCGCTGTCATCACCGACGGCACGGCGGTCCTCGGACTCGGCGACATCGGCCCACGGGCCTCGATGCCGGTCATGGAGGGCAAATGCGCACTGTTCAAGGAATTCGGCGGCGTCGACGCATTCCCCATCTGCATCGACAGCAAGGACCCGGACGAAATCGTGCGCACGGTCAAATTGATCTCTTATAGTTTCGGCGGCGTCAATTTGGAGGACATCTCCGCGCCCCGCTGTTTCGAAATCGAAAAACGCCTGCGCGAATGCTGCGATATTCCGATTTTCCACGACGACCAGCACGGCACTGCAGTGGTTGCCGGAGCGGCATTAATCAATGCCTGCAAGCTGACGGGCCGCAAGCTCAGTAAGCTCAAAGCCGTGTTCAGCGGTGCAGGAGCGGCAGCCTGTGCAGTCGCGGAATTTTTTGAGGGCTTGGGCGTTGCCGATATTATCATCTGCAACAGCAAAGGCATCATCACCGAAGACGGTATGAAGGATGAGCACCGAAAAGCGCTGGCTGCCCGTACCAACCCGCGCGGTATCAAGGGCGGTCTTAAAGACGCGCTTGTCGGTGCCGACGTATTCATCGGGCTTTCGGTGGCCAATCTCGTGACCAAGGAAGACATCAAGACCATGGCAAAGGCTCCGATTGTCTTTGCAATGGCGAATCCGGTGCCTGAGATCGCACCCGAGGACGCTCTCGAAGCGGGCGCATCGGTTGTCGGAACGGGCCGTTCGGATTATTATAATCAAATTAACAATGTTCTGGCTTTCCCGGGCATTTTTAAGGGCGCGCTTTCGGTTCGCGCAACCGATATCACACCCGCAATGAAGCGTGCGGCGGCACAGGCCATCGCAGACTTCACCGGTGACATCACCAAAGAGCGCATTATCCCCGGCGCGTTTGAACAAGGACTTGGCGAAGCGGTCGCCAAAGCGGTTGCCGAAGCTGCAATCGAAGACGGTGTGGCAAAGGCGGTAACCAAGTAA